In Zingiber officinale cultivar Zhangliang chromosome 6A, Zo_v1.1, whole genome shotgun sequence, a single genomic region encodes these proteins:
- the LOC121997126 gene encoding malate dehydrogenase, glyoxysomal-like isoform X1: protein MQQSAEASRRIAALSAQLHPPGLQMQGIPPLRLENCRAKGGAPGFKVAILGAAGGIGQPLSLLMKMNPLVSVLHLYDVVNSPGVTADVSHMDTGAVVRGFLGAPQLENALTGMDIVIIPAGVPRKPGMTRDDLFKINAGIVRTLCEGVAKCCPNAIVNLISNPVNSTVPIAAEVFKKAGTYDPKRLLGVTTLDVVRANTFVAEVLGMDPREVDVPVIGGHSGITILPLLSQVKPASSFTSEEIDYLTNRIQNGGTEVVEAKAGTGSATLSMAYAAAKFANSCLRGLKGDAGVVECAFVASQVTELPFFATKVRLGRGGAEEIFPIGPLNEYERVGLEKAKKELAGSIEKGVSFIRK from the exons ATGCAGCAAAGCGCTGAGGCGAGTCGACGAATCGCCGCGCTCTCTGCGCAACTCCACCCACCCGGCCTCCAG ATGCAGGGAATTCCACCATTGAGACTAGAGAACTGTCGGGCAAAAGGAGGAGCGCCAGGATTCAAAGTAGCAATATTAGGTGCTGCAGGAGGAATTGGACAGCCCCTTTCATTGCTGATGAAGATGAACCCCCTGGTGTCTGTTCTCCACCTTTATGATGTTGTGAATTCACCTGGTGTCACAGCTGATGTTAGTCACATGGATACTGGTGCTGTG GTGCGGGGATTCTTAGGGGCACCTCAATTGGAGAATGCACTTACCGGAATGGATATTGTAATAATTCCAGCTGGTGTGCCCAGAAAGCCAGGAATGACTAGGGATGATTTATTCAAAATCAATGCTGGAATTGTTAGGACACTTTGTGAAGGGGTTGCTAAATGTTGTCCTAATGCAATCGTAAATTTAATCAGTAATCCAGTGAATTCTACTGTTCCTATTGCAGCGGAGGTTTTCAAGAAAGCTGGGACATATGATCCAAAACGATTGTTGGGAGTGACAACCCTTGATGTTGTGAGAGCTAATACTTTTGTG GCTGAAGTTTTGGGCATGGATCCAAGGGAGGTCGATGTACCTGTTATTGGTGGTCATTCCGGCATTACTATATTACCTCTTCTGTCGCAA GTTAAACCTGCATCCTCTTTCACCTCAGAAGAGATTGATTACCTCACTAACCGAATTCAGAATGGTGGAACTGAAGTAGTTGAG GCCAAAGCAGGGACTGGTTCTGCAACACTTTCCATG GCATATGCTGCTGCTAAATTTGCAAATTCCTGTCTGAGGGGTTTGAAAGGCGATGCGGGCGTCGTGGAATGTGCATTTGTTGCCTCACAG GTGACAGAACTCCCATTTTTCGCAACAAAAGTACGATTAGGCAGAGGTGGAGCAGAAGAAATCTTCCCTATCGGACCACTTAACGAATACGAAAG GGTTGGCTTGGAGAAGGCGAAAAAAGAGTTGGCAGGGAGCATCGAGAAGGGTGTTTCTTTCATTAGGAAGTGA
- the LOC121997126 gene encoding malate dehydrogenase, glyoxysomal-like isoform X2, giving the protein MQQSAEASRRIAALSAQLHPPGLQGIPPLRLENCRAKGGAPGFKVAILGAAGGIGQPLSLLMKMNPLVSVLHLYDVVNSPGVTADVSHMDTGAVVRGFLGAPQLENALTGMDIVIIPAGVPRKPGMTRDDLFKINAGIVRTLCEGVAKCCPNAIVNLISNPVNSTVPIAAEVFKKAGTYDPKRLLGVTTLDVVRANTFVAEVLGMDPREVDVPVIGGHSGITILPLLSQVKPASSFTSEEIDYLTNRIQNGGTEVVEAKAGTGSATLSMAYAAAKFANSCLRGLKGDAGVVECAFVASQVTELPFFATKVRLGRGGAEEIFPIGPLNEYERVGLEKAKKELAGSIEKGVSFIRK; this is encoded by the exons ATGCAGCAAAGCGCTGAGGCGAGTCGACGAATCGCCGCGCTCTCTGCGCAACTCCACCCACCCGGCCTCCAG GGAATTCCACCATTGAGACTAGAGAACTGTCGGGCAAAAGGAGGAGCGCCAGGATTCAAAGTAGCAATATTAGGTGCTGCAGGAGGAATTGGACAGCCCCTTTCATTGCTGATGAAGATGAACCCCCTGGTGTCTGTTCTCCACCTTTATGATGTTGTGAATTCACCTGGTGTCACAGCTGATGTTAGTCACATGGATACTGGTGCTGTG GTGCGGGGATTCTTAGGGGCACCTCAATTGGAGAATGCACTTACCGGAATGGATATTGTAATAATTCCAGCTGGTGTGCCCAGAAAGCCAGGAATGACTAGGGATGATTTATTCAAAATCAATGCTGGAATTGTTAGGACACTTTGTGAAGGGGTTGCTAAATGTTGTCCTAATGCAATCGTAAATTTAATCAGTAATCCAGTGAATTCTACTGTTCCTATTGCAGCGGAGGTTTTCAAGAAAGCTGGGACATATGATCCAAAACGATTGTTGGGAGTGACAACCCTTGATGTTGTGAGAGCTAATACTTTTGTG GCTGAAGTTTTGGGCATGGATCCAAGGGAGGTCGATGTACCTGTTATTGGTGGTCATTCCGGCATTACTATATTACCTCTTCTGTCGCAA GTTAAACCTGCATCCTCTTTCACCTCAGAAGAGATTGATTACCTCACTAACCGAATTCAGAATGGTGGAACTGAAGTAGTTGAG GCCAAAGCAGGGACTGGTTCTGCAACACTTTCCATG GCATATGCTGCTGCTAAATTTGCAAATTCCTGTCTGAGGGGTTTGAAAGGCGATGCGGGCGTCGTGGAATGTGCATTTGTTGCCTCACAG GTGACAGAACTCCCATTTTTCGCAACAAAAGTACGATTAGGCAGAGGTGGAGCAGAAGAAATCTTCCCTATCGGACCACTTAACGAATACGAAAG GGTTGGCTTGGAGAAGGCGAAAAAAGAGTTGGCAGGGAGCATCGAGAAGGGTGTTTCTTTCATTAGGAAGTGA